One stretch of Callospermophilus lateralis isolate mCalLat2 chromosome 11, mCalLat2.hap1, whole genome shotgun sequence DNA includes these proteins:
- the Tmem88 gene encoding transmembrane protein 88, with product MADVPGAQRPVLGGSPEPRDPLDCWACAVLVTAQNLMVAAFNLLLLALVLGTILLPAVTMLGFGFLCHSQFLRSQAPPCTAHLRDPGFTALLVTGFLLLVPLLVLALASYRRLCLRLRLADCLVPYSRALYRRRRAPQPRQTRGSPGSQAVPTPGKVWV from the exons ATGGCGGATGTCCCCGGGGCGCAGCGACCGGTTCTCGgcggcagcccagagccccgcgaTCCCCTGGACTGCTGGGCCTGCGCTGTGCTGGTAACTGCTCAGAACCTAATGGTGGCTGCCTTCAATCTACTCCTGCTTGCGCTGGTGCTGGGGACCATCTTGCTACCCGCTGTCACCATGCTAGGCTTCGGCTTCCTCTGCCATTCCCAG TTCCTGCGCTCTCAGGCACCCCCTTGCACCGCGCACCTACGGGACCCGGGCTTCACCGCCCTGCTGGTCACCGGATTCCTACTCCTCGTTCCGCTGCTCGTGCTTGCCCTGGCCAGCTACCGCCGCCTCTGTCTACGCCTCCGCCTGGCCGATTGTCTCGTGCCTTACAGCCGGGCCCTCTATCGGCGCCGACGAGCCCCGCAGCCGCGGCAAACCCGGGGCTCACCAGGGTCCCAAGCCGTTCCTACGCCGGGAAAGGTTTGGGTCTGA
- the Kdm6b gene encoding lysine-specific demethylase 6B isoform X2, whose translation MHRAVDPPGARTAREAFALGGLSCAGAWSSCPPHPPPRGAWLPGGRCSASIGQPPLPAPLPTSHGSSSGHPNKPYYAPGTPTPRPLHGKLESLHGCVQALLREPAQPGLWEQLGQLYESEHDSEEAIRCYHSALRYGGSFSELGPRIGRLQQAQLWNFHAGSCQHRAKILPPLEQVWNLLHLEHKRNYGAKRGGPPVKRAAEPPVVQPIPPAALSGPSGEEGLSPGGKRRRGCSSEQTGLPPGLPLPPPPLPPPPPPPPPLPGLATSPPFQLTKPGLWSTLHGDTWGPDRKSSAPPERQEQRHSLPHPYPYPAPAYNAHPPSHRLVPATPPGPSPRPPGAESHGCLPATRPPGSDLRESRVQRSRMDSSVSPAATTACVPYAPSRPPGLPSTTSSSSSSSSSNNTGLRGVEPSPGIPGADHYQTPALEVSPHQGRLGSSAHNSRKPFLAAPAATPHLSLPPGPSSSPPPPCPRLLRPPPPPAWLKGQACRTAREDGEILEELFFGAEGPPRPPPLPHREGFLGPPAPRFSVGTQDSHTPPTPSTTSSSSSSSNNGSHSSSPTGPVPFPPPYLARNMDSLPRPPSPTLSPQDPPIAPLTLALPPTPPSSCHQNTSGSFRRSESPRPRVSFPKTPEVGPGPPPGPLSKAPQPVPPGIGELPARGPRLFDFPPTPLEDQFEEPAEFKILPDGLANIMKMLDESIRKEEEQQQQEAGVVLPPPLKEPFASLQPPFPSDTVPTTTAATAAATTTTTTTTTTTTTQEEEKKPPPALPPPPPLAKFPPPPQPQPPQPPPPPPANPASLLKSLASVLEGQKYCYRGPGTAVSTRPGPLPTTQYSPGPPSGATAPPPTSVVPSAQGSPQPSASSSSQFSTSGGPWARERRAGEEPAPGPVTPAQPPPPLPLPPARSESEVLEEISRACETLVERVGRSAINPVDTADPVDSGTERLMPSAQTKEESGGVVAVVATGPGSGKRRQKEHQKEHQKEHRRHRRACKDSVGRRPREGRAKAKTKTPKEKSRRVLGNLDLQSEEIQGREKARPDLGGSSKAKPPTAPVPPPTPAPSAQPTPPSASVPGKKTREEAPGPPGVSRADMLKLRSLSEGPPKELKIRLIKVESGDKETFIASEVEERRLRMADLTISHCAADVVRASKNAKVKGKFRESYLSPAQSVKPKINTEEKLPREKLNPPTPSIYLESKRDAFSPVLLQFCTDPRNPITVIRGLAGSLRLNLGLFSTKTLVEASGEHTVEVRTQVQQPSDENWDLTGTRQIWPCESSRSHTTIAKYAQYQASSFQESLQEEKESEDEESEEPDSTTGTPPSNAPDPKNHHIIKFGTNIDLSDAKRWKPQLQELLKLPAFMRVTSTGNMLSHVGHTILGMNTVQLYMKVPGSRTPGHQENNNFCSVNINIGPGDCEWFAVHEHYWETISAFCDRHGVDYLTGSWWPILDDLYASNIPVYRFVQRPGDLVWINAGTVHWVQATGWCNNIAWNVGPLTAYQYQLALERYEWNEVKNVKSIVPMIHVSWNVARTVKISDPDLFKMIKFCLLQSMKHCQVQRESLVRAGKKIAYQGRVKDEPAYYCNECDVEVFNILFVTSENGSRNTYLVHCEGCARRRSAGLQGVVVLEQYRTEELAQAYDAFTLAPASSSR comes from the exons ATGCATCGGGCAGTGGACCCTCCAGGGGCCCGCACTGCACGGGAAGCCTTTGCCCTTGGGGGCCTGAGCTGTGCTGGGGCCTGGAGCTCCTGCCCGCCCCATCCCCCTCCTCGAGGCGCATGGCTGCCTGGAGGCAG ATGCTCAGCCAGCATCGGGCAACCCCCACTCCCTGCTCCCCTACCCACTTCGCATGGCAGTAGCTCTGGACATCCCAACAAACCATACTATGCTCCAGG GACACCCACCCCAAGACCCCTCCATGGAAAGCTGGAATCCTTGCATGGATGTGTGCAGGCATTGCTCCGGGAGCCGGCCCAGCCAGGACTGTGGGAACAGCTTGGGCAGCTGTACGAGTCAGAACATGACAGTGAGGAGGCTATACGCTGCTACCACAGTGCCCTTCGATATGGAGGAAGCTTCTCTGAGCTGGGGCCCCGCATTGGGCGACTACAGCAG GCTCAGCTCTGGAACTTTCATGCTGGCTCCTGCCAGCACAGAGCGAAGATCCTTCCTCCTCTGGAGCAAGTGTGGAACTTGCTGCACCTTGAG CACAAGCGGAACTATGGAGCTAAGCGAGGGGGTCCCCCCGTGAAGCGAGCTGCCGAACCCCCAGTGGTGCAGCCTATTCCTCCTGCAGCACTTTCAGGCCCCTCAGGGGAGGAGGGTCTCAGCCCTGGAGGCAAGCGCAGGAGAGGCTGCAGTTCTGAACAG ACTGGCCTTCCCCCAGGGCTGCCACTGCCTccaccaccattaccaccaccaccaccaccaccaccacccctgcCTGGCCTGGCTACAAGCCCTCCATTTCAGCTGACCAAGCCAGGGCTATGGAGTACCTTGCATGGAGATACCTGGGGCCCGGACCGCAAGAGTTCAGCACCCCCAGAGCGCCAG GAACAGCGGCACTCGCTGCCTCACCCATATCCATACCCAGCTCCAGCCTACAATGCGCACCCCCCCAGCCACCGGCTGGTCCCGGCCACACCCCCAGGCCCCAGCCCCCGCCCCCCAGGAGCAGAGAGCCATGGCTGCCTGCCTGCCACCCGTCCCCCCGGAAGTGACCTTAGAGAGAGCAGAGTTCAGAGGTCGCGGATGGACTCCAGCGTTTCACCAGCAGCAACTACCGCCTGCGTGCCTTACGCCCCTTCCCGGCCCCCTGGCCTCCCCAGTACCAccagcagcagcagtagcagcagcagcagcaacaacaccGGTCTTCGGGGTGTGGAGCCCAGCCCAGGCATT CCTGGCGCTGACCATTACCAAACTCCTGCGCTGGAGGTCTCCCCTCACCAGGGTCGCCTAGGGTCCTCGGCACACAACAGTCGAAAACCGTTCTTGGCAGCTCCTGCTGCCACTCCCCACCTGTCCCTGCCACCTGGGCCCTCCTCTTCCCCTCCACCTCCCTGTCCACGCCTCTTacgcccacccccaccccctgcctgGCTGAAGGGCCAGGCTTGCAGGACAGCCCGAGAGGATGGAGAGATCTTAGAAGAGCTCTTCTTTGGGGCTGAGGGGCCCCCTCGCCCTCCCCCACTTCCCCACCGAGAGGGCTTCTTGGGGCCTCCAGCCCCCCGCTTTTCTGTGGGCACTCAGGATTCTCACACCCCTCCCACTCCCTCAACCaccagcagtagcagcagcagcagcaacaatggcagccacAGCAGCAGCCCTACTGGGCCTGTGCCCTTCCCCCCACCTTATCTGGCCAGAAATATGGACTCCCTTCCCCGGCCACCCAGCCCAACATTAAGCCCCCAGGACCCACCTATTGCACCCCTGACTCTTGCCCTGCCTCCAacccctccctcctcctgccaCCAAAATACCTCAGGAAGCTTCAGGCGCTCGGAGAGCCCCCGGCCCAGGGTCTCCTTCCCAAAGACCCCCGAGGTGGGGCCAGGGCCACCCCCAGGCCCCCTGAGTAAAGCCCCCCAGCCTGTGCCTCCTGGGATTGGGGAGCTGCCTGCAAGAGGCCCACGACTCTTTGATTTTCCCCCAACCCCGCTGGAGGACCAGTTTGAGGAGCCAGCTGAGTTCAAGATTCTACCCGATGGGCTGGCTAACATCATGAAGATGCTGGATGAATCAATTAGaaaggaggaggagcagcagcagcaggaggcAGGCGTGGTCCTCCCACCCCCGCTGAAGGAACCCTTTGCATCTCTGCAGCCTCCATTCCCCAGCGACACAGTCCCAACCACCACTGCTGCCACAGCTgctgccaccaccaccactaccaccaccaccaccaccaccaccacccaggAAGAGGAGAAGAAGCCACCACCAGCCCTGCCACCACCACCGCCCCTAGCCAAGTTCCCTCCACCTCCCCAGCCACAACCGCCACAGCCCCCACCACCCCCACCAGCCAACCCAGCCAGCTTGCTCAAATCCTTGGCTTCTGTGCTGGAGGGACAAAAGTACTGTTATCGGGGGCCTGGAACAGCTGTTTCCACCCGACCTGGGCCCTTGCCCACCACTCAGTATTCCCCTGGTCCCCCATCAGGTGCTACCGCCCCGCCACCCACCTCAGTGGTTCCTAGCGCCCAGGGCTCCCCACAGCCCTCTGCTTCCTCGTCATCTCAGTTCTCTACCTCAGGCGGGCCCTGGGCCCGGGAACGCAGGGCTGGTGAAGAGCCAGCTCCTGGCCCGGTGACCCCTGCCCAGCCGCCCCCACCCCTGCCACTGCCCCCTGCTCGCTCTGAGTCTGAGGTGCTAGAAGAGATCAGTCGGGCTTGTGAGACCCTTGTGGAGCGGGTGGGCCGGAGTGCCATCAACCCAGTGGACACAGCAGACCCAGTGGACAGTGGAACTGAGCGACTGATGCCTTCTGCACAGACCAAGGAGGAAAGTGGTGGGGTGGTGGCTGTGGTTGCAACAGGACCAGGCAGTGGCAAGCGgcggcagaaagaacaccagaagGAGCACCAGAAGGAGCATCGTAGGCACAGGAGAGCCTGTAAGGACAGTGTGGGTCGACGGCCCCGTGAGGGGAGGGCCAAAGCCAAGACCAAGACCCCCAAAGAAAAGAGCCGCCGGGTGCTAGGGAACCTGGACCTGCAGAGCGAGGAGATCCAGGGTCGGGAGAAGGCCCGTCCTGATCTTGGTGGGTCATCCAAGGCCAAGCCACCCACAGCTCCTGTCCCTCCGCCAACTCCTGCTCCCTCTGCCCAGCCCACACCCCCATCAGCCTCTGTCCCTGGAAAGAAGACTCGAGAGGAAGCTCCAGGGCCCCCAGGTGTCAGTCGTGCTGACATGCTAAAGTTGCGCTCACTTAGTGAGGGGCCCCCCAAGGAGCTGAAGATCCGGCTCATCAAGGTAGAAAGTGGTGACAAGGAGACCTTCATAGCCTCTGAGGTAGAAGAGCGGCGATTGCGCATGGCAGACCTCACCATTAGCCACTGTGCTGCTGATGTCGTGCGTGCCAGCAA GAATGCCAAGGTAAAAGGGAAGTTTCGAGAGTCCTACCTTTCCCCTGCCCAGTCTGTGAAACCGAAGATCAACACTGAGGAGAAGCTGCCCCGGGAAAAACTTAACCCTCCTACACCCAGCATCTAT CTGGAGAGCAAACGGGATGCCTTCTCACCAGTGCTGCTGCAGTTTTGTACAGACCCCCGAAATCCCATCACAGTGATCCGGGGCCTGGCAGGCTCCCTGCGGCTCA ACTTAGGCCTCTTCTCCACCAAGACGCTGGTGGAGGCTAGTGGCGAGCACACCGTGGAGGTGCGCACACAAGTACAGCAGCCCTCAGATGAGAATTGGGACCTGACCGGCACACGACAGATCTGGCCCTGTGAGAGCTCTCGTTCCCACACCACCATTGCCAAGTATGCTCAGTACCAGGCCTCCTCCTTCCAGGAGTCATTACAG GAAGAGAAGGAGAGTGAGGATGAGGAGTCGGAAGAGCCAGACAGCACCACAGGAACCCCTCCTAG CAATGCACCAGACCCGAAGAACCATCACATCATCAAATTTGGCACGAATATCGATCTATCTGATGCCAAACG GTGGAAGCCCCAGCTGCAGGAGCTGCTGAAGCTGCCTGCCTTCATGCGGGTAACATCCACAGGCAACATGCTCAGCCACGTGGGCCACACCATCCTGGGGATGAATACCGTACAGCTGTACATGAAAGTCCCGGGCAGTCGAACTCCAG GCCACCAAGAGAACAACAATTTCTGCTCAGTCAACATTAACATTGGTCCTGGTGACTGCGAATGGTTCGCAGTGCACGAGCACTACTGGGAGACCATAAGCGCCTTCTGTGACCG GCATGGCGTGGACTACTTGACGGGTTCCTGGTGGCCAATTCTGGATGACCTCTACGCTTCCAATATCCCTGTGTACCGCTTTGTGCAGCGCCCTGGAGACCTTGTGTGGATTAATGCAGGGACTGTGCACTGGGTGCAGGCCACCGGCTGGTGCAACAACATTGCCTGGAATGTGGGGCCCCTCACCG CCTATCAGTACCAGCTGGCCCTGGAACGATATGAGTGGAACGAGGTGAAGAACGTCAAATCCATTGTGCCCATGATTCATGTGTCCTGGAATGTGGCGCGCACTGTCAAAATCAGCGACCCCGACTTGTTCAAGATGATCAA GTTCTGCCTCCTGCAATCTATGAAGCATTGCCAGGTGCAACGTGAGAGCCTGGTGCGAGCAGGGAAGAAGATAGCTTACCAGGGCCGAGTCAAGGACGAGCCCGCCTACTACTGCAACGAGTGCGAT GTGGAGGTATTCAACATCCTGTTTGTGACGAGTGAGAACGGCAGCCGCAACACGTACCTGGTGCACTGCGAGGGCTGTGCGCGCCGCCGCAGCGCGGGCCTACAGGGCGTCGTGGTGCTGGAGCAGTACCGCACTGAGGAGCTGGCTCAGGCCTACGACGCCTTCACGCTG GCCCCCGCCAGCTCGTCGCGGTGA
- the Kdm6b gene encoding lysine-specific demethylase 6B isoform X1, whose product MHRAVDPPGARTAREAFALGGLSCAGAWSSCPPHPPPRGAWLPGGRCSASIGQPPLPAPLPTSHGSSSGHPNKPYYAPGTPTPRPLHGKLESLHGCVQALLREPAQPGLWEQLGQLYESEHDSEEAIRCYHSALRYGGSFSELGPRIGRLQQAQLWNFHAGSCQHRAKILPPLEQVWNLLHLEHKRNYGAKRGGPPVKRAAEPPVVQPIPPAALSGPSGEEGLSPGGKRRRGCSSEQTGLPPGLPLPPPPLPPPPPPPPPLPGLATSPPFQLTKPGLWSTLHGDTWGPDRKSSAPPERQEQRHSLPHPYPYPAPAYNAHPPSHRLVPATPPGPSPRPPGAESHGCLPATRPPGSDLRESRVQRSRMDSSVSPAATTACVPYAPSRPPGLPSTTSSSSSSSSSNNTGLRGVEPSPGIPGADHYQTPALEVSPHQGRLGSSAHNSRKPFLAAPAATPHLSLPPGPSSSPPPPCPRLLRPPPPPAWLKGQACRTAREDGEILEELFFGAEGPPRPPPLPHREGFLGPPAPRFSVGTQDSHTPPTPSTTSSSSSSSNNGSHSSSPTGPVPFPPPYLARNMDSLPRPPSPTLSPQDPPIAPLTLALPPTPPSSCHQNTSGSFRRSESPRPRVSFPKTPEVGPGPPPGPLSKAPQPVPPGIGELPARGPRLFDFPPTPLEDQFEEPAEFKILPDGLANIMKMLDESIRKEEEQQQQEAGVVLPPPLKEPFASLQPPFPSDTVPTTTAATAAATTTTTTTTTTTTTQEEEKKPPPALPPPPPLAKFPPPPQPQPPQPPPPPPANPASLLKSLASVLEGQKYCYRGPGTAVSTRPGPLPTTQYSPGPPSGATAPPPTSVVPSAQGSPQPSASSSSQFSTSGGPWARERRAGEEPAPGPVTPAQPPPPLPLPPARSESEVLEEISRACETLVERVGRSAINPVDTADPVDSGTERLMPSAQTKEESGGVVAVVATGPGSGKRRQKEHQKEHQKEHRRHRRACKDSVGRRPREGRAKAKTKTPKEKSRRVLGNLDLQSEEIQGREKARPDLGGSSKAKPPTAPVPPPTPAPSAQPTPPSASVPGKKTREEAPGPPGVSRADMLKLRSLSEGPPKELKIRLIKVESGDKETFIASEVEERRLRMADLTISHCAADVVRASKNAKVKGKFRESYLSPAQSVKPKINTEEKLPREKLNPPTPSIYLESKRDAFSPVLLQFCTDPRNPITVIRGLAGSLRLNLGLFSTKTLVEASGEHTVEVRTQVQQPSDENWDLTGTRQIWPCESSRSHTTIAKYAQYQASSFQESLQEEKESEDEESEEPDSTTGTPPSSNAPDPKNHHIIKFGTNIDLSDAKRWKPQLQELLKLPAFMRVTSTGNMLSHVGHTILGMNTVQLYMKVPGSRTPGHQENNNFCSVNINIGPGDCEWFAVHEHYWETISAFCDRHGVDYLTGSWWPILDDLYASNIPVYRFVQRPGDLVWINAGTVHWVQATGWCNNIAWNVGPLTAYQYQLALERYEWNEVKNVKSIVPMIHVSWNVARTVKISDPDLFKMIKFCLLQSMKHCQVQRESLVRAGKKIAYQGRVKDEPAYYCNECDVEVFNILFVTSENGSRNTYLVHCEGCARRRSAGLQGVVVLEQYRTEELAQAYDAFTLAPASSSR is encoded by the exons ATGCATCGGGCAGTGGACCCTCCAGGGGCCCGCACTGCACGGGAAGCCTTTGCCCTTGGGGGCCTGAGCTGTGCTGGGGCCTGGAGCTCCTGCCCGCCCCATCCCCCTCCTCGAGGCGCATGGCTGCCTGGAGGCAG ATGCTCAGCCAGCATCGGGCAACCCCCACTCCCTGCTCCCCTACCCACTTCGCATGGCAGTAGCTCTGGACATCCCAACAAACCATACTATGCTCCAGG GACACCCACCCCAAGACCCCTCCATGGAAAGCTGGAATCCTTGCATGGATGTGTGCAGGCATTGCTCCGGGAGCCGGCCCAGCCAGGACTGTGGGAACAGCTTGGGCAGCTGTACGAGTCAGAACATGACAGTGAGGAGGCTATACGCTGCTACCACAGTGCCCTTCGATATGGAGGAAGCTTCTCTGAGCTGGGGCCCCGCATTGGGCGACTACAGCAG GCTCAGCTCTGGAACTTTCATGCTGGCTCCTGCCAGCACAGAGCGAAGATCCTTCCTCCTCTGGAGCAAGTGTGGAACTTGCTGCACCTTGAG CACAAGCGGAACTATGGAGCTAAGCGAGGGGGTCCCCCCGTGAAGCGAGCTGCCGAACCCCCAGTGGTGCAGCCTATTCCTCCTGCAGCACTTTCAGGCCCCTCAGGGGAGGAGGGTCTCAGCCCTGGAGGCAAGCGCAGGAGAGGCTGCAGTTCTGAACAG ACTGGCCTTCCCCCAGGGCTGCCACTGCCTccaccaccattaccaccaccaccaccaccaccaccacccctgcCTGGCCTGGCTACAAGCCCTCCATTTCAGCTGACCAAGCCAGGGCTATGGAGTACCTTGCATGGAGATACCTGGGGCCCGGACCGCAAGAGTTCAGCACCCCCAGAGCGCCAG GAACAGCGGCACTCGCTGCCTCACCCATATCCATACCCAGCTCCAGCCTACAATGCGCACCCCCCCAGCCACCGGCTGGTCCCGGCCACACCCCCAGGCCCCAGCCCCCGCCCCCCAGGAGCAGAGAGCCATGGCTGCCTGCCTGCCACCCGTCCCCCCGGAAGTGACCTTAGAGAGAGCAGAGTTCAGAGGTCGCGGATGGACTCCAGCGTTTCACCAGCAGCAACTACCGCCTGCGTGCCTTACGCCCCTTCCCGGCCCCCTGGCCTCCCCAGTACCAccagcagcagcagtagcagcagcagcagcaacaacaccGGTCTTCGGGGTGTGGAGCCCAGCCCAGGCATT CCTGGCGCTGACCATTACCAAACTCCTGCGCTGGAGGTCTCCCCTCACCAGGGTCGCCTAGGGTCCTCGGCACACAACAGTCGAAAACCGTTCTTGGCAGCTCCTGCTGCCACTCCCCACCTGTCCCTGCCACCTGGGCCCTCCTCTTCCCCTCCACCTCCCTGTCCACGCCTCTTacgcccacccccaccccctgcctgGCTGAAGGGCCAGGCTTGCAGGACAGCCCGAGAGGATGGAGAGATCTTAGAAGAGCTCTTCTTTGGGGCTGAGGGGCCCCCTCGCCCTCCCCCACTTCCCCACCGAGAGGGCTTCTTGGGGCCTCCAGCCCCCCGCTTTTCTGTGGGCACTCAGGATTCTCACACCCCTCCCACTCCCTCAACCaccagcagtagcagcagcagcagcaacaatggcagccacAGCAGCAGCCCTACTGGGCCTGTGCCCTTCCCCCCACCTTATCTGGCCAGAAATATGGACTCCCTTCCCCGGCCACCCAGCCCAACATTAAGCCCCCAGGACCCACCTATTGCACCCCTGACTCTTGCCCTGCCTCCAacccctccctcctcctgccaCCAAAATACCTCAGGAAGCTTCAGGCGCTCGGAGAGCCCCCGGCCCAGGGTCTCCTTCCCAAAGACCCCCGAGGTGGGGCCAGGGCCACCCCCAGGCCCCCTGAGTAAAGCCCCCCAGCCTGTGCCTCCTGGGATTGGGGAGCTGCCTGCAAGAGGCCCACGACTCTTTGATTTTCCCCCAACCCCGCTGGAGGACCAGTTTGAGGAGCCAGCTGAGTTCAAGATTCTACCCGATGGGCTGGCTAACATCATGAAGATGCTGGATGAATCAATTAGaaaggaggaggagcagcagcagcaggaggcAGGCGTGGTCCTCCCACCCCCGCTGAAGGAACCCTTTGCATCTCTGCAGCCTCCATTCCCCAGCGACACAGTCCCAACCACCACTGCTGCCACAGCTgctgccaccaccaccactaccaccaccaccaccaccaccaccacccaggAAGAGGAGAAGAAGCCACCACCAGCCCTGCCACCACCACCGCCCCTAGCCAAGTTCCCTCCACCTCCCCAGCCACAACCGCCACAGCCCCCACCACCCCCACCAGCCAACCCAGCCAGCTTGCTCAAATCCTTGGCTTCTGTGCTGGAGGGACAAAAGTACTGTTATCGGGGGCCTGGAACAGCTGTTTCCACCCGACCTGGGCCCTTGCCCACCACTCAGTATTCCCCTGGTCCCCCATCAGGTGCTACCGCCCCGCCACCCACCTCAGTGGTTCCTAGCGCCCAGGGCTCCCCACAGCCCTCTGCTTCCTCGTCATCTCAGTTCTCTACCTCAGGCGGGCCCTGGGCCCGGGAACGCAGGGCTGGTGAAGAGCCAGCTCCTGGCCCGGTGACCCCTGCCCAGCCGCCCCCACCCCTGCCACTGCCCCCTGCTCGCTCTGAGTCTGAGGTGCTAGAAGAGATCAGTCGGGCTTGTGAGACCCTTGTGGAGCGGGTGGGCCGGAGTGCCATCAACCCAGTGGACACAGCAGACCCAGTGGACAGTGGAACTGAGCGACTGATGCCTTCTGCACAGACCAAGGAGGAAAGTGGTGGGGTGGTGGCTGTGGTTGCAACAGGACCAGGCAGTGGCAAGCGgcggcagaaagaacaccagaagGAGCACCAGAAGGAGCATCGTAGGCACAGGAGAGCCTGTAAGGACAGTGTGGGTCGACGGCCCCGTGAGGGGAGGGCCAAAGCCAAGACCAAGACCCCCAAAGAAAAGAGCCGCCGGGTGCTAGGGAACCTGGACCTGCAGAGCGAGGAGATCCAGGGTCGGGAGAAGGCCCGTCCTGATCTTGGTGGGTCATCCAAGGCCAAGCCACCCACAGCTCCTGTCCCTCCGCCAACTCCTGCTCCCTCTGCCCAGCCCACACCCCCATCAGCCTCTGTCCCTGGAAAGAAGACTCGAGAGGAAGCTCCAGGGCCCCCAGGTGTCAGTCGTGCTGACATGCTAAAGTTGCGCTCACTTAGTGAGGGGCCCCCCAAGGAGCTGAAGATCCGGCTCATCAAGGTAGAAAGTGGTGACAAGGAGACCTTCATAGCCTCTGAGGTAGAAGAGCGGCGATTGCGCATGGCAGACCTCACCATTAGCCACTGTGCTGCTGATGTCGTGCGTGCCAGCAA GAATGCCAAGGTAAAAGGGAAGTTTCGAGAGTCCTACCTTTCCCCTGCCCAGTCTGTGAAACCGAAGATCAACACTGAGGAGAAGCTGCCCCGGGAAAAACTTAACCCTCCTACACCCAGCATCTAT CTGGAGAGCAAACGGGATGCCTTCTCACCAGTGCTGCTGCAGTTTTGTACAGACCCCCGAAATCCCATCACAGTGATCCGGGGCCTGGCAGGCTCCCTGCGGCTCA ACTTAGGCCTCTTCTCCACCAAGACGCTGGTGGAGGCTAGTGGCGAGCACACCGTGGAGGTGCGCACACAAGTACAGCAGCCCTCAGATGAGAATTGGGACCTGACCGGCACACGACAGATCTGGCCCTGTGAGAGCTCTCGTTCCCACACCACCATTGCCAAGTATGCTCAGTACCAGGCCTCCTCCTTCCAGGAGTCATTACAG GAAGAGAAGGAGAGTGAGGATGAGGAGTCGGAAGAGCCAGACAGCACCACAGGAACCCCTCCTAG CAGCAATGCACCAGACCCGAAGAACCATCACATCATCAAATTTGGCACGAATATCGATCTATCTGATGCCAAACG GTGGAAGCCCCAGCTGCAGGAGCTGCTGAAGCTGCCTGCCTTCATGCGGGTAACATCCACAGGCAACATGCTCAGCCACGTGGGCCACACCATCCTGGGGATGAATACCGTACAGCTGTACATGAAAGTCCCGGGCAGTCGAACTCCAG GCCACCAAGAGAACAACAATTTCTGCTCAGTCAACATTAACATTGGTCCTGGTGACTGCGAATGGTTCGCAGTGCACGAGCACTACTGGGAGACCATAAGCGCCTTCTGTGACCG GCATGGCGTGGACTACTTGACGGGTTCCTGGTGGCCAATTCTGGATGACCTCTACGCTTCCAATATCCCTGTGTACCGCTTTGTGCAGCGCCCTGGAGACCTTGTGTGGATTAATGCAGGGACTGTGCACTGGGTGCAGGCCACCGGCTGGTGCAACAACATTGCCTGGAATGTGGGGCCCCTCACCG CCTATCAGTACCAGCTGGCCCTGGAACGATATGAGTGGAACGAGGTGAAGAACGTCAAATCCATTGTGCCCATGATTCATGTGTCCTGGAATGTGGCGCGCACTGTCAAAATCAGCGACCCCGACTTGTTCAAGATGATCAA GTTCTGCCTCCTGCAATCTATGAAGCATTGCCAGGTGCAACGTGAGAGCCTGGTGCGAGCAGGGAAGAAGATAGCTTACCAGGGCCGAGTCAAGGACGAGCCCGCCTACTACTGCAACGAGTGCGAT GTGGAGGTATTCAACATCCTGTTTGTGACGAGTGAGAACGGCAGCCGCAACACGTACCTGGTGCACTGCGAGGGCTGTGCGCGCCGCCGCAGCGCGGGCCTACAGGGCGTCGTGGTGCTGGAGCAGTACCGCACTGAGGAGCTGGCTCAGGCCTACGACGCCTTCACGCTG GCCCCCGCCAGCTCGTCGCGGTGA
- the Naa38 gene encoding N-alpha-acetyltransferase 38, NatC auxiliary subunit, which produces MAGAGPTMLLREENGCCSRRQSSSSAGDSDGEREDSPAARARQQLEALLNKTMRIRMTDGRTLVGCFLCTDRDCNVILGSAQEFLKPSDSFSAGEPRVLGLAMVPGHHIVSIEVQRESLAGPPYL; this is translated from the exons ATGGCTGGAGCTGGGCCGACCATGCTACTACGAGAGGAGAATGGATGTTGCAGCCGGCGACAAAGCAGTTCCAGCGCCGGG GACTCGGATGGGGAGCGCGAGGACTCGCCGGCTGCGCGTGCCCGGCAGCAATTAGAGGCGCTGCTCAACAAGACTATGCGCATTCGAATGACAGATGGACGGACACTGGTCGGCTGCTTCCTCTGTACCGACCGCGACTGCAATGTCATCCTGGGTTCGGCGCAGGAGTTCCTCAAGCCGTCGG ATTCCTTCTCTGCCGGGGAACCCCGTGTGCTAGGCCTGGCCATGGTACCGGGACACCACATCGTTTCTATTGAGGTGCAAAGGGAGAGCCTTGCAGGGCCTCCGTATCTCTGA